The Terriglobia bacterium genome segment TCGCCGATGTTTTCCCCCATCGTGAGCTTGCCGTTGACGCAAACGCCCTCCAGAGGGCAGAAGGCGCTGTACTGTGCGGCGAAGCGCTCCGTCTGGGCCAGGAACTTCTTGTTCGTTTCGGGCGTCCACCAATTCCGGATCTTTCCGGTCTCGTCGTATTCGCGTCCCTGATCGTCGAAACCATGGCCCATTTCGTGACCGATAACCGCTCCGATCGAGCCATAGTTCACGGCCGGATCGGCATTCGGGTCGAAGAAAGGCGGTTGCAGAATCGCGGCGGGAAACGTGATCTGATTCATCAACGGATCGTAGTATGCGTTTACGGTTTGCGGGTTCATGCCCCATTCCGCTCTGTCCACCGGCTGATTCAACCGCGCTACCTGCCGGTTCCACTCGAACTTGCGCGCATTGCGGACGTCTTCGAAGATTTTGCCCGGTTCGATTGTCAGCGCGGAGTAGTCGCGCCACTTTACGGGATAACCGATGCGCGGATCGAAGGTGGCCAGTTTTTTCTCGGCTTCGGCGCGCGTTTTTTCGTCCATCCACGGTAGCGTCTTCAGCCGCTCGCCCAGTGCGGTTCGCAGATTCGCCACCAGCTGGTCCATTTTGGCCTTGTTCTCCGGCGGAAAATACTTTGCGACATAGAGTTCGCCGACAGCCTCGCCGATCTGACCGTTGACCAGATTCACGCCGCGTTTCCAGCGGTCGCGCTGCGCTTCGATGCCTTCCAGTGCCTTCGAATAGAAGTTGAAGCTGGCTTCATCCAAAGCCTTTGGAAGGTACGACGCGTAGTCGCTGGCGATGTGGAAGGCCAGGTACTTCTTCCATGTCTCGACAGGCTCGGTGTCGAGCAGCTTCGCGCCGTCGCGTAAGGCCGTCGTTTCGTTGACGACGAAGTGCTGAACGCGGCCGAGGCCCGCGACATCCAGCATGGGATCCCAGTCGATCGCCGGGATCATCTTTTTGAGCCCTGCGCGATCCACTGGATTGTTCGTTGCCTTCACATCGCGCTGGCGTTCGGGCTGCCACTGGACGGTCGCCAATTTGGTTTCCAGGGCGATCACGGCATCCGCCGCCGCGGACGGCTTCGCATCGCCGACGAGCTCGAAAACTTTGGTGACGTAGTTTTTATATGCGCTGCGGTAGGTATCGAAGTGATCGCCCTTGTTGAGGTAGTAATCCCGGTCCGGCATTCCCAGACCCGACTGCGTGACGCCGACCGTGTATTTGGTGGGATCGGCGGGATCCGGAAAGATGTACAGGCCGGCCGGGCCGGAGTAATCGGGGTTCCCCATGAGCTTGACGATGTCGGCCTTGGTTTTCGCGTTGCCGATGGCATCGAAATCCGCCTTCAGCGGCTCGACGCCCCGCTTTTCGATTGCCGGCTGATCCATCCAGGAGTTGTAGAAGTCCACGACCTTCTTCTGAACCGAACCCGGCGCCGGCTGCGTCTTTGCCAGTTCATCGAGCAGCGCATGGACGTCGCTCTCCGATTTATCAGCCAGCGCGTCGAACACGCCGTAGCTGGCTTTGTCCGCCGGGATCTTGAAGGTCGAAAGCCACTTCCCGTTAACGTATTTGAAGAAGTCGTCACCCGGCTTCACCGAAGAATCCATTACCGCGGTATCGATTCCGAAGTTTCCGAAAGCGGCCTTCGGCGCCGCCTGTGGCGGTGCGGGTTTTTCCGAACTACATCCGGACAGCAGGGCAAAGAACAAAACGATCATCGGCAGAAGCCGTCGCATCAAAACACCTCACAATAAAGGGGGATCCAATGAAGAGTTTACCAGTACTGCTCCAGGAGATCAGGCCGTAAATGACGCCAGATTCGAAATTTGGGATTCGGAATCCGGAATTTCCACAACGCGGAACGATTGGCCTCGGTATCCTGGAAAAGTAGTAAAGCCCCGCTTGTGACGGTTTAACGTATAGAGCCGCAGTTCTCAATCAGGATTTTCGTCACTCTGGTGTTGATGGCTTCGGCTGTGGGGATGGCGACGAAATGGGTGCGGGCGCCGTACACGGTGGCACGGGTGCAAGAGAATTCGCTCGCTCACGCGTCGGCCTAACGCAGACCGTACGCGGCACGCTCCGCCAGGGCAGGAAGATCTCTCGTGATCATCCCTGGCAGGTGCTGTAGGAATGTCAGGACGCCATCCGGACTTTTGACATAGTACCGAGCCTTGGACGAGGGGTCATCCATTCCTACTTTGATCGTTACGCTGTGCGGCAACACCTTAAAAGCGTCTTCATCCGTTGTGTCGTCGCCCACGTAGAGGGCGGCTGACGCATCGCAACCCAGTTGCTCGATAATCCAACGGACTGCATGCCCCTTGTTCCACGCTTGCGCCGGCCTCAATTCCAAAACCCGCTTGCCCTCGGTCATATGAAGCGTATCGCCTGCGGCAGCGATTTCTTCGCTCACAGCGGCGCGCACGCGATCGACCAAAGCAACGGGTGCCAATCGAAAATGGACGCTGGCGGTCAATCCCTTGAATTCGACCAGCACCCCCGGAATGGGCCGCAGACGCGATTGTAATCGCACGCACACATCTTGAACGAGGTGAATACAGTCTTTGGCACCTTCATGTACGAACTCCAGGCCCAGCCCCGAGATCTCCAGTCCGTGATTGCCGGCGTAGACGAGGTTCACATCCTTCACGATACTTCTCAGATCGTTGAGGCTCCTGCCGCTGACAACGGAAACCAGGTATCGCGATTCCCGCGTCAGGGCTGCAATGGCACGCCGCGCCTGCGGTTTGAGCCGCGTCATCTTAGGCGTCCTGGTGATATGGGCCAGCGTTCCATCGAGATCCAGGAATATTCCGATCCTTTCCCTGTGCGCCAGCTGGCTGCGGACTTCATCAAGATTATTAAACAGATACTTGGGCTTGGAATGCTTCACTCGCTGCTCCTCCTTGAAGTTTTGTCAATTCGGTCACGAATGAGCTGGCCCAATTGAATATGTTGGTTTCGGCGAGGTACTCTCGCATTGTATTGAGTCTGGCGGCTTTCTCGGCGGGGCGCATCGAAAGAGCCCGATGAATGGCGTTTGCGAAACTTTCGCGATCGAACGGATTGATCAACACCGCATCATGGAGTTCCCTTGCCGCTCCGGTAAACTGACTCAGGAGCAGCACTCCCCCTAAGTCGCCGCGAGCCGCCACGTATTCCTTCGCGACGAGGTTCATTCCATCATGCAGCGACGAGACGATGAGCACATCCGCTAATTTGTACAGCGCCAGCACTTCGTGGTAATCGAATGCCCTGCCGACGAAGACGATAGGTTCCCAGCCATTGACGGAATGCTTCCAGTTGATCTGCTCGACGAGATGCCCGATCTCGTCATTCATTTCCTTATATTTCGTGATGTGTATCCGCGACGGAGAACCCACTTGAACGAACACAAATCGCCCTTTGTAGTCGGGATATTTCTCGAGCAGCCGCGAGATGGCGAGCAGCCGCTCGGGGATACCTTTGGTGTAATCGATCCGGTCGACGCCAGCGATGACAGTCATGCCTTCCAAACCAAGCTCATTCACCAATTTATGGGCAATGGCCGCGACGGCCGGCTGCTGGACATCCGCAGACATACCGTCGAAGTCGACACCAATCGGAAATGGACGCACTCGTGTCCGGTGGCCCTTACGGGTGACGCTGGTCCGGTCCTGGTCGGTGTGCGAATCAATCTCTCTGGCGCAGGTCGCCAGAAAATTATCAGCATGGTAGCGCAGTTGGAATCCCAGAAGGTCGTTCGCCAGAAGTCCGTCGAGTATCTCTTCCCGCCAGCTGCATATGCGGAATGCTTCGGGATTCGGCCATGGAATGTGCCAGAATTGTCCGACGACAAGGTCCGGCCGGGCCTCCTTCAGATATTGCGGTAACAGGCTGAAGTGATAGTCCTGAATCCATATAAAGGCTTTGTCATTCCGGATCTCCTCAAGAACGGCGTCCGCAAACTTCCGGTTCACGAGACGATAGGTGTCCATGTCTTCAGCCCGGAATATGGGCCGCACAAACGAGATGTGGCAGAGCGGCCACAGAGCTTCATTGGAAAATCCGTAATAGTAGCCGGCGACTTCTTCCTTTGAAAGCCACACCCGCTTCAAAAGGTATTCGGGACGCTCGGATGGCACCTCGACGATGCCGCGATCATTCGACATGCTGCGATCGGCGCTGCCGTCGCCATGAGCCACCCATAGGGCGTGACACACTTTCGCCACGGGCTCCAGGCCGGTCACCAAACCGCTCACGGCACGTTTCGTTACGATCCGGCCTTCCCGCAAATGATGCGCGTACGGTTGCCGGTTAGACACGATCACGAGCCGGTGATCGGCAAATCGTTTATTGATGATTTCCTGAAGGCCGGTCTGACTTGACATCGGCGGATATAGCGTCATTTGCGCGACTCTCCCTTCCAGAATTCCGTTCCGTTTAATGGTTCGAAATTGCGGCTAGCAGAGCAAAACGCAAATCATCGATAGCAGCAGGCGTGGTTTACGCTTGGTTGGAGCGTCACGATACCATTGAGATGCAGCCTGCAGCGGCCGGCAGAAGAAGAGTGAAAAGACGAGAATCAGCGCGGTGGCCGACAAAAGCGCAAAGATAATCCACTCTATAAACAGGTATGCGATGGGCGTCGGTGTCACCGGGGAAAGAACGTCGAGGACGAATGCACACAAGGCGAGAAGAAGGATCAGCAGCGCCAGTTTTGCGTGACGTTCGTTCATTGCTGGGCAGTGTATCCCATATGCTGCAGAACATTCAATGGCAGATATCGTGAAACGATATGCAGTGGTAAGCAGGGACAGACATTCTGGTGATCGCCGCATGGAAATCATCGGTTTGCGGCAGTGCGTGGAGACGTGCTTCGCATACGGAAAGCCGTTTCTCTACATCCGGCACTTCGAGTGTCATGCCGGCGGCGCAGCGGCAGCGAGGCTCTCCAGATGAGCGACGACGATCCGGATCTGGTCGTAAGGCACTTTCTCCTGAAGCCTGTCGTAGATTGGTTTCAGGTAGACCGTTCCCAGCCCATTTGCCGCTTCGGCGACCTTTATATAGGTCTCACCGTCGACCCAGGCATCGACGCGCTCCACTTTCCGGGCCTTGATGAACTCGACCAGATAGCCGCAGGCGGTGCTTGACGCGCGTTCGGTGCGGGCAGCCACTTCCTGGAGGCTTTCACCGCGGGCGAACATTTCAAAAGCAATCGCTTTAGCGTCATTCGGTTTGCGAGGTTCGGAGGGAGCTGTCCGCTTGCGATCGTCCTTCGCGGGAACGTCGTTATTTAACGTCAGGCCGTGACTTTTGCAGTATTCGCCGAGCGCGCCGAGGAATCTTTCGCCGAGGTCCGCGGCTTTCTTCTCGCCGATACCGCGAACGTGGAGCAGCGCGCTGGCCGAGCCGGGCCGCAGCCGCGCGAGGTCTCGAAGGGTGGCATCGCTGAACAGCACGAACGGCGGGACGCCCCGGTCGTCGGCGATATCGCGGCGGAGTTTGCGAAGGGTTTCGAACAGGCCGCGATCGACGCCTTCCCAGGACTCCTCGTCGAAGCGTGTCTTTCGAACTTTCGTCTTCGGCTCCAGAAGCTGCACGGGACGCTGTCCGCGCATGACAGCCCAGGCCGCTTCGTTGAGCTTGAGGACCGGGCGGTCTCCCGGGGTTCGTTCGAGCAGGCCGCCGTCGACGAGCTGGTAAACAATATTGGTCAGAGCCTTCCGCTCGGTGCCCTGCATGAGGCCATATGTCTTGACCTGCTGATGACCCCATCGGCGGATACGGTCGGTATCCGCGCCCAGCAGCACGTCGATGATGTGTTCGGCGCCGAAACGCTCGCCCGTGCGCGCGACACAAGACAGGATCTTCTGTGCCGTTACCGTGCCTTCGCGAAGTCCTTCGACCTCGTTCAGGCAGACATCGCAGGCGCCGCACGGGCGGTCCGGCAGAGACTGGCCGAAATACGCCGAGAGCTGGCGATGCCGGCATTGAACGCCTGAACAGAGCCGGCGCATATGATCGAGTAAAGTCCGGGAAGATTCGATGATGTCCTCCGGAGCCTCGGCATTCGCGGCCGCCTTTTCGATCAATGATTCCCAGCGCATCGCGTCCGCTGCGGAATACAGAAGGACGCACTCGGCTTCGAGCCCGTCGCGTCCGGCCCTCCCGGTTTCCTGTTGGTAATGCTCGATCGATTTCGGCATGGCGGCATGGACGACCACGCGAACATCGCTCCGATCGATGCCCATGCCGAAGGCGACCGTCGCTACCACAACGTCGACGTCTTCGGACGCGAACTTGTCCTGAGCCTGACGGCGGTCGCCTGCATCCATTCCGGCATGATAGAAGACGGCGCGTACGCCTTTCTCGACCAGACTTCCGGCGATTCTTTCGGTGTCCTTGCGGCTGATGCAGTAGACGATGGCGGCTTCGCCCGAATGCCGGCTGAGGATCTCGCGCAACTGGACCTCGTCGTCCGTGCGCTGGATGATGCGATAGACGAGATTGGGCCTGTCGAACGTTCCGACGAGCACTGCAGGGTCGCGCAACTGAAGCTGCTTGACGATGTCCTGGCGCACCCGTTCGGTCGCCGTCGCCGTGTAAGCGTGAATGCTGGCCCGGGGAAACCGGCTCTTGAGCTCGGAGAGCTGGCGGTATTCCGGACGGAAATCGTGCCCCCAGTGGCTGATGCAATGCGCTTCATCGATGGCAAATGCCCTCACTCCGGCATTCTCGATGAGCTGCAGGAACCGTGCAGTGAGCAGCCGCTCGGGCGCGACAAAGACCAGGCGGTAGTGTCCGTCGGCGATCTGCTCTTCGATCGAGCGCACAGCGCTATACGGCATGCCGCTGTAAAGCGCCGCCGCGGGATAACCGCATTCCCGAAGACCGTCGACCTGGTCCTTCATCAGGGAAATCAGCGGAGAGACGACAATATCCGTCCGGCCCGCCAGCTCCGGCGGAACCTGGTAACAGAGGGATTTGCCTCCCCCGGTCGGCATCACTACCAGTGAATCCTGGTGCTCCAGGCCCGCGCGGATCGCCTCGTCCTGAAGAGGACGGAGTTCCGAAAAACCCCAGTAACGCTTTACGGTCGAGAGGATCGCGTCAGTAGACATCAAAGCATTTTACGATGAACTCGATAACTCAACGGCGGGATGGCGCAGGCTCCAACGGGATGCTTTTCTGTCCAGGTTTCCAAAAGCCGCGCGCCGACGCTCGCAGGAACTCGACGCTGACCGGTTCCCGATCATCGCCATAGGAAATGACGAGCCCTCCCGGTTCTTCGATCGCGTCGACCGGCGGCCCTGACCGAACAATTATAGTCAGAACATCGGCCTCCTCGTCGTATTCAACTCGCATCACGCCTCCCAGTAACGGTGAATTCGGCTTGTCCGATAGACTGTCACAATCGTTCGTGCGCCTTCAACTTCAAAGAACGGCCCGCGCAGCAGGCCGCTTTCGAACCTGCTTTGCGCTACCCATAAGTCGGGCATGCCCGGTCACGATTTGTTCTGGACGGCGGATGAGGGCTTCGACTTGCCCCTGAGTGACCCCACGCTTTTTGGACCACTCTATGAGTCTGCGCCTTGCGTGGTCGGTCCATACAACTTCCACAGAACCCAAAAGGCAAGTGTGCTGCCGGAAAACTCGCTTTGAAGCCGCTGAAAAGGAAGGAGAACGTCCGACAATTGTCGCGATGTCGCCGATTCACTGGTCGCATAAACTTCGGACTTCTGAATTGGCAGCGGCAGCCTGCAATAACCCTCCGCTCCCGCTTCGGCCCACGGTATCGTTCAGGCCTCACAGCCTGTCGCGCATGCGATACAAGATGTAACACTACAATGCGTAACAAGAAATCACATGCTATGAAACCCAGCGCTCACGCGCTCCACATCTCCTCAATCTCCCGCATGACGGAGGCCGGAGAAATATTTTCGATCGGATTGGCGCGCAAGAAGCGGGAGCGCTCTCCGGTCGGGCGAAAGTGTTCGGGATAGCCGACACTGAAGAGTCCCAGCGTCGGGACGCCCACGGCCGGTCCGATGTGCATCGGGCCGGTATCGTTACTGACGAGGACATGGGAGCGCGCGATCAGCGCCGCGAGTTGCGGGATCGACACGTCCGTGAAGACGGATATACGGTCCTGCGCTGCGCACAGGCGCGCCACTTGTCGCGCGCTTTCCGATTCCGGCAATCCCGCCAGCACAGCGACCGATGCTCCGAACTTCTCGATTACGAAATCCGCGACACGTGCGAAATGTGCTGCCGGCCATCTGCGGACCGCAACCGGAGCGCCGACGTAGAGCGTGACGATCTTGCCGCCGGGAACAGCTTCCGCAGCCCATGCGCGCTCCGCTTCCGGTATGACCAGGGGCGCATCGCATAGCACCGCTTCCGCTTTTCTGTCTTGCGCCGCCGCCGCCGCCACGAGCCGAAACATTTCGGCCACATGAAGTTGCTTGTCCTCGAGAACAGGCGGCAGGTTAAAACACCACGACAGGTACGCTTTCCGGTAGCGCTTCATGCCGAGCCGGTACCGGGCCCCCGACAGCCTTGCCAGAAGGTTCGTCTCGCGAAAGCTGAGAAAGTCGATCACCAGATCAAAGCGGCGCCGGCGGATATCCGCAACCAGCCTGGCCATGGCGCTCAATGTGCCAAGGATCGGGCCGTCCCGCATGGTCAGCCGGTCCACCGTAATC includes the following:
- a CDS encoding glycosyltransferase family 9 protein, with translation MRQFLETDPPRQILAIRFMRLGDVVLLLPALGRLKAAYPAARLTLLTDERCAPLAGMCPYVDEVITVDRLTMRDGPILGTLSAMARLVADIRRRRFDLVIDFLSFRETNLLARLSGARYRLGMKRYRKAYLSWCFNLPPVLEDKQLHVAEMFRLVAAAAAQDRKAEAVLCDAPLVIPEAERAWAAEAVPGGKIVTLYVGAPVAVRRWPAAHFARVADFVIEKFGASVAVLAGLPESESARQVARLCAAQDRISVFTDVSIPQLAALIARSHVLVSNDTGPMHIGPAVGVPTLGLFSVGYPEHFRPTGERSRFLRANPIENISPASVMREIEEMWSA
- the otsB gene encoding trehalose-phosphatase, whose protein sequence is MKHSKPKYLFNNLDEVRSQLAHRERIGIFLDLDGTLAHITRTPKMTRLKPQARRAIAALTRESRYLVSVVSGRSLNDLRSIVKDVNLVYAGNHGLEISGLGLEFVHEGAKDCIHLVQDVCVRLQSRLRPIPGVLVEFKGLTASVHFRLAPVALVDRVRAAVSEEIAAAGDTLHMTEGKRVLELRPAQAWNKGHAVRWIIEQLGCDASAALYVGDDTTDEDAFKVLPHSVTIKVGMDDPSSKARYYVKSPDGVLTFLQHLPGMITRDLPALAERAAYGLR
- a CDS encoding trehalose-6-phosphate synthase, translated to MTLYPPMSSQTGLQEIINKRFADHRLVIVSNRQPYAHHLREGRIVTKRAVSGLVTGLEPVAKVCHALWVAHGDGSADRSMSNDRGIVEVPSERPEYLLKRVWLSKEEVAGYYYGFSNEALWPLCHISFVRPIFRAEDMDTYRLVNRKFADAVLEEIRNDKAFIWIQDYHFSLLPQYLKEARPDLVVGQFWHIPWPNPEAFRICSWREEILDGLLANDLLGFQLRYHADNFLATCAREIDSHTDQDRTSVTRKGHRTRVRPFPIGVDFDGMSADVQQPAVAAIAHKLVNELGLEGMTVIAGVDRIDYTKGIPERLLAISRLLEKYPDYKGRFVFVQVGSPSRIHITKYKEMNDEIGHLVEQINWKHSVNGWEPIVFVGRAFDYHEVLALYKLADVLIVSSLHDGMNLVAKEYVAARGDLGGVLLLSQFTGAARELHDAVLINPFDRESFANAIHRALSMRPAEKAARLNTMREYLAETNIFNWASSFVTELTKLQGGAASEAFQAQVSV
- a CDS encoding DUF2283 domain-containing protein produces the protein MRVEYDEEADVLTIIVRSGPPVDAIEEPGGLVISYGDDREPVSVEFLRASARGFWKPGQKSIPLEPAPSRR
- a CDS encoding M13 family metallopeptidase, with translation MRRLLPMIVLFFALLSGCSSEKPAPPQAAPKAAFGNFGIDTAVMDSSVKPGDDFFKYVNGKWLSTFKIPADKASYGVFDALADKSESDVHALLDELAKTQPAPGSVQKKVVDFYNSWMDQPAIEKRGVEPLKADFDAIGNAKTKADIVKLMGNPDYSGPAGLYIFPDPADPTKYTVGVTQSGLGMPDRDYYLNKGDHFDTYRSAYKNYVTKVFELVGDAKPSAAADAVIALETKLATVQWQPERQRDVKATNNPVDRAGLKKMIPAIDWDPMLDVAGLGRVQHFVVNETTALRDGAKLLDTEPVETWKKYLAFHIASDYASYLPKALDEASFNFYSKALEGIEAQRDRWKRGVNLVNGQIGEAVGELYVAKYFPPENKAKMDQLVANLRTALGERLKTLPWMDEKTRAEAEKKLATFDPRIGYPVKWRDYSALTIEPGKIFEDVRNARKFEWNRQVARLNQPVDRAEWGMNPQTVNAYYDPLMNQITFPAAILQPPFFDPNADPAVNYGSIGAVIGHEMGHGFDDQGREYDETGKIRNWWTPETNKKFLAQTERFAAQYSAFCPLEGVCVNGKLTMGENIGDLGGLEMADTAYKLSLNGKDAPVIDGFTGDQRFFMAHAQVWRGIERDDALRNLVLTNPHSPVAARGSIPERNMDSWYAAFNVKNGDKLFIKPEDRVRIW
- the recQ gene encoding DNA helicase RecQ, which gives rise to MSTDAILSTVKRYWGFSELRPLQDEAIRAGLEHQDSLVVMPTGGGKSLCYQVPPELAGRTDIVVSPLISLMKDQVDGLRECGYPAAALYSGMPYSAVRSIEEQIADGHYRLVFVAPERLLTARFLQLIENAGVRAFAIDEAHCISHWGHDFRPEYRQLSELKSRFPRASIHAYTATATERVRQDIVKQLQLRDPAVLVGTFDRPNLVYRIIQRTDDEVQLREILSRHSGEAAIVYCISRKDTERIAGSLVEKGVRAVFYHAGMDAGDRRQAQDKFASEDVDVVVATVAFGMGIDRSDVRVVVHAAMPKSIEHYQQETGRAGRDGLEAECVLLYSAADAMRWESLIEKAAANAEAPEDIIESSRTLLDHMRRLCSGVQCRHRQLSAYFGQSLPDRPCGACDVCLNEVEGLREGTVTAQKILSCVARTGERFGAEHIIDVLLGADTDRIRRWGHQQVKTYGLMQGTERKALTNIVYQLVDGGLLERTPGDRPVLKLNEAAWAVMRGQRPVQLLEPKTKVRKTRFDEESWEGVDRGLFETLRKLRRDIADDRGVPPFVLFSDATLRDLARLRPGSASALLHVRGIGEKKAADLGERFLGALGEYCKSHGLTLNNDVPAKDDRKRTAPSEPRKPNDAKAIAFEMFARGESLQEVAARTERASSTACGYLVEFIKARKVERVDAWVDGETYIKVAEAANGLGTVYLKPIYDRLQEKVPYDQIRIVVAHLESLAAAAPPA